From the Synergistaceae bacterium genome, one window contains:
- a CDS encoding PhoH family protein codes for MEIPLSGDGFVQARLLGQNDENFKAIESRYPVTLSIKDGAVKISGPDPEPVRIAGHLIRELASVAEKGHEIKESDVRAAMDSLAEGRELKLNELYSEIICTTARGKPIRAKTPGQRAYIKAIRDNFILFATGPAGTGKTYLAVCEAVSMLKAGKVNRVVLVRPAVEAGESLGYLPGDLREKIEPYVRPLYDAFFDLLSPEKFLRYADKGVIEIVPLAYMRGRTLNESFIILDEAQNTTPRQMKMFLTRLGFGSKAVITGDITQVDLPGGTVSGLRSVREILAGIRGISFVDLTDADVVRHEIVQRIVQAYAKYEQEHK; via the coding sequence ATGGAAATACCTTTATCGGGGGACGGATTCGTTCAAGCAAGATTACTCGGTCAGAACGACGAAAATTTTAAAGCTATCGAATCTCGTTATCCTGTTACGCTTTCAATCAAGGACGGGGCTGTGAAAATTAGCGGCCCTGATCCTGAACCGGTTAGAATCGCAGGACATTTAATCCGCGAGCTTGCTTCTGTTGCAGAAAAAGGCCACGAAATAAAAGAGTCCGACGTTCGCGCAGCAATGGACTCACTTGCAGAAGGCCGAGAGCTGAAATTAAATGAGCTTTACTCCGAAATAATTTGCACTACAGCACGAGGCAAGCCCATAAGAGCCAAGACTCCCGGTCAGCGCGCATACATTAAGGCAATCAGAGACAATTTTATTTTATTTGCAACGGGCCCGGCTGGTACGGGAAAAACTTATTTGGCAGTGTGTGAGGCCGTATCTATGCTCAAAGCAGGAAAAGTAAACAGAGTCGTCCTTGTTCGTCCGGCAGTTGAAGCAGGCGAGTCACTCGGTTATCTTCCCGGAGATTTACGCGAAAAAATTGAGCCTTATGTCAGACCCTTATATGATGCATTCTTTGACTTGTTGTCGCCTGAAAAATTTTTGCGTTATGCTGATAAGGGCGTTATTGAAATTGTACCGCTTGCTTACATGAGAGGAAGGACTCTTAATGAGAGCTTTATAATTCTCGACGAGGCGCAAAATACTACTCCCAGACAAATGAAAATGTTCTTGACCCGCTTAGGGTTCGGATCAAAGGCTGTAATAACCGGCGATATAACTCAAGTCGATTTACCAGGCGGCACTGTGTCGGGACTTCGGAGCGTTCGTGAAATTCTTGCGGGCATTAGGGGAATCAGCTTTGTTGATTTGACTGACGCTGACGTTGTTAGACATGAAATAGTGCAGAGAATCGTACAAGCCTATGCAAAATATGAACAGGAGCATAAATAA
- a CDS encoding HDIG domain-containing protein codes for MYIGKKSIFQRIDFKLITKYIFPVFVLLIAGVALVLAQWAVLNKRGNSFKVGEPSPESYRVISQMRYDDYEAAKALRKMVSDSVAGVTVRDVSAKVRLQRRLETLRDMKDLETARKSSATSAMPDGLLIALLKLNTENKARIFNLAYSVGSAFIDRLEAEKVYRANNALMMSILWEEIHKQVQSSSDANFVYQILAGLGNLNFRVDEDLTELAKTAAMDSVPVIDRKLEPGDVIINKGDIVTEQTAILLRLQGYTEDVFPISQLCIVLACVIALPMWLNILGHGSGDNKPSWWCSIFVIITAWVSETLAARLEIHGAGTLAPVVVSYLCVQNYAGFCLALIAASSGVYIITSQTLSNSMILSMLAVFASTLGFYLLRNLEGRRQVSRRVMLMAFILTIFRMTLRYFEGPPLVQDNFRLFIPLGEFWQEAGLFMISEMALSYFFVIILPYVEPYIDTLSILSLREVSYPSSPLLRDLQRNAPGTYQHCLTIATLIEAVGAKLRMDVNLLRAGAYYHDIGKLRKPHYFVENQGGGVNVHDEMSPMLSSMTIISHVRDGLELAIEANLPKRIRDFIAEHHGTTCTRYFYNKAVAMGENVEWSSFCYPGPAPRSRETALLMITDSVEAAVRAANIRELESEDSNRGKGQAVSTIEKIVNQVVASKINEKQFDNVNFTQKDFAVIKETLIDVLMSMYHTRKVKKIESRK; via the coding sequence ATGTATATCGGTAAAAAAAGTATATTCCAGCGCATAGACTTTAAGCTCATAACAAAATATATTTTCCCTGTATTTGTCTTGTTAATCGCCGGGGTCGCTCTTGTTCTCGCACAATGGGCAGTACTCAACAAGCGCGGAAATAGTTTCAAAGTCGGTGAGCCCTCGCCGGAAAGTTATAGAGTCATATCTCAAATGCGTTATGACGATTATGAAGCAGCAAAGGCCCTCCGCAAAATGGTGAGTGATAGTGTTGCAGGAGTTACAGTCCGTGATGTGTCAGCAAAAGTGCGCCTTCAAAGACGGTTAGAGACACTAAGAGACATGAAAGACTTAGAGACCGCGCGCAAATCTTCTGCAACATCAGCAATGCCGGACGGTTTATTAATTGCCTTATTGAAGCTCAACACAGAGAACAAAGCTAGAATATTTAATCTCGCTTACAGTGTCGGAAGTGCATTTATTGACAGATTAGAGGCCGAAAAAGTTTACAGGGCAAATAATGCGCTGATGATGTCAATTTTATGGGAAGAGATTCACAAGCAGGTGCAGTCTTCAAGTGATGCAAATTTTGTCTATCAGATTTTAGCGGGATTAGGCAATCTTAATTTCAGAGTCGACGAGGATTTAACCGAACTTGCGAAAACAGCTGCGATGGACTCTGTTCCTGTCATTGATAGAAAACTTGAACCGGGCGACGTGATAATCAATAAAGGCGATATTGTAACTGAACAGACCGCGATTTTATTACGTCTTCAGGGTTATACAGAAGATGTCTTCCCGATTTCGCAATTATGTATAGTGCTTGCGTGCGTTATTGCTCTGCCGATGTGGCTTAATATTTTAGGTCATGGATCAGGCGATAATAAACCGTCGTGGTGGTGTTCGATTTTCGTGATAATTACTGCGTGGGTGAGTGAGACTTTAGCGGCCAGACTTGAAATTCACGGAGCGGGGACTCTTGCGCCTGTTGTTGTTTCTTATTTGTGCGTGCAAAATTATGCGGGCTTCTGTCTTGCGTTAATTGCTGCGTCGTCGGGAGTGTATATTATCACCAGTCAGACTCTTTCTAACTCTATGATATTATCAATGCTTGCTGTGTTTGCGTCGACTTTGGGATTTTATTTACTCAGGAATCTTGAAGGTCGTCGGCAGGTCTCGCGAAGAGTTATGTTAATGGCGTTTATCTTGACAATTTTCCGCATGACTCTACGATATTTTGAGGGCCCTCCGTTAGTGCAGGACAATTTTAGATTATTTATTCCGCTGGGTGAATTTTGGCAGGAAGCAGGACTCTTTATGATTTCTGAGATGGCTTTATCGTATTTCTTCGTGATTATTCTTCCATATGTTGAGCCTTATATTGACACGCTTTCAATTTTGAGTCTCCGCGAAGTTAGTTATCCTTCAAGCCCTTTGTTACGCGATTTGCAGAGGAACGCCCCCGGAACTTACCAGCATTGTTTAACGATAGCTACATTAATTGAGGCTGTCGGCGCAAAATTAAGAATGGACGTTAATTTATTACGTGCAGGCGCATATTATCACGACATAGGCAAGCTGCGAAAACCTCATTATTTCGTCGAGAATCAGGGCGGAGGAGTCAACGTTCATGATGAAATGTCCCCGATGTTAAGTTCAATGACGATTATCTCACACGTAAGAGACGGACTCGAACTCGCTATCGAGGCAAATTTACCCAAGAGAATACGCGATTTCATAGCAGAACATCACGGAACAACTTGCACACGATATTTTTACAACAAGGCCGTTGCAATGGGTGAAAATGTTGAATGGTCTTCATTTTGTTATCCCGGCCCCGCGCCTAGATCACGTGAGACAGCTTTATTAATGATTACTGACTCGGTTGAAGCAGCCGTAAGAGCCGCTAATATCCGCGAACTTGAATCAGAAGACTCTAACAGGGGCAAAGGCCAAGCAGTAAGCACTATCGAAAAAATTGTAAATCAAGTCGTAGCCAGCAAAATAAACGAGAAACAATTTGACAACGTTAATTTTACCCAGAAAGATTTTGCTGTGATTAAAGAAACTCTCATAGACGTATTAATGTCGATGTATCATACTAGAAAAGTTAAGAAAATTGAGAGCAGGAAATAA
- the ybeY gene encoding rRNA maturation RNase YbeY: MKLSLCINNDDSNAVEGDPDINFTAIEKVLEDELIKIYPDSKNFETAEISLTFADSDTIRQLNRDYRNIDEPTDVLSFPMLEDVPVEIPELPVLALGDIIICPEEVKRLHPDLGDKESICLMIAHSFLHLLGYDHDTQEKESVMWQTQELITNKMLAAISGRH, encoded by the coding sequence TTGAAGTTATCTTTGTGTATCAATAATGACGATTCTAACGCTGTTGAAGGCGACCCGGATATAAATTTTACTGCAATAGAAAAAGTGCTTGAGGACGAATTAATCAAGATTTACCCCGACTCAAAAAATTTTGAGACCGCAGAAATTTCTTTAACGTTCGCAGACTCTGACACGATTCGCCAGCTTAACCGCGATTATAGAAACATTGACGAGCCTACAGACGTTTTGTCATTCCCTATGCTTGAAGATGTACCCGTTGAGATTCCCGAACTGCCCGTTTTAGCACTGGGAGATATTATAATTTGTCCTGAAGAAGTCAAGCGGCTTCATCCTGATTTAGGCGATAAAGAGTCAATTTGCTTAATGATTGCACACTCATTTTTGCATTTGCTCGGTTATGACCATGACACGCAGGAAAAAGAGTCAGTTATGTGGCAGACTCAAGAGCTTATAACAAATAAAATGCTTGCTGCTATTTCCGGGAGGCACTAA
- a CDS encoding HlyC/CorC family transporter gives MLWIILGFAGLFFLSAFFSGAETSITATGAGKLRSLQESGKYKFLNSTFQWLIDDTQEALRVCLIANNVVNISLSAIASSLALEIFGAAGVAVVVPLLTILIVILGEILPKSAAIVYSENVLIFSAPILRVIAFVCAPVSWLMKKCVSGIAVLFHMDLGTQKVFITRSEIEQFVKIGEESGALEAREREMIDGIIDIDETKVHEIMIPRTDMIALDAEESLSEAVKLFIQEGHSRIPVYEESPDNIIGILYVKDTLKNLLDSDLSCDVRTLLRKPIFVPETIRTAEVLEAMRREHIHIAIIVDEYGGVAGIVTMEDILEQIVGEIQDEYDQETPEIQKLDDNSYLVQGGTSLENLSEALDYEFKSEEAETIGGLVLTLSGSFPEAGETFTYKYWRIKVEALEEHRITLLRLTRINDDEITSTEED, from the coding sequence ATGTTATGGATAATTCTGGGTTTTGCGGGATTATTTTTCTTGTCTGCATTCTTCAGCGGTGCGGAGACTTCAATAACTGCTACGGGAGCGGGCAAATTAAGATCACTTCAGGAGAGCGGCAAATATAAATTTCTTAATTCCACTTTTCAATGGCTCATAGATGACACACAAGAGGCTTTGCGGGTCTGCTTGATTGCTAATAACGTCGTAAATATTTCGTTGAGTGCAATTGCTTCGAGTCTTGCGCTTGAAATTTTCGGTGCTGCCGGAGTTGCTGTTGTCGTGCCCTTACTGACGATTTTAATTGTTATACTCGGTGAAATTCTGCCGAAAAGTGCTGCTATTGTATATTCTGAAAATGTATTAATTTTCTCTGCTCCGATATTGCGGGTCATTGCGTTTGTGTGCGCTCCTGTTTCTTGGTTAATGAAAAAATGCGTGTCCGGAATCGCTGTATTATTTCATATGGATTTAGGGACTCAGAAAGTTTTTATCACACGCAGCGAAATAGAACAATTCGTGAAAATCGGCGAGGAAAGCGGCGCACTTGAAGCACGAGAACGTGAAATGATAGACGGCATTATTGACATTGACGAGACAAAAGTTCATGAAATTATGATTCCTCGTACTGACATGATAGCACTTGACGCAGAAGAGTCGCTCTCTGAGGCCGTAAAATTATTCATACAAGAAGGACACTCGCGAATCCCCGTCTATGAAGAAAGCCCGGATAATATAATCGGCATACTTTACGTTAAGGACACTCTAAAAAATTTGCTGGACTCTGATTTGTCGTGCGACGTAAGAACACTTTTGCGCAAACCAATTTTTGTACCTGAGACCATCAGAACCGCAGAAGTTCTCGAGGCAATGAGGCGCGAACATATTCACATAGCAATAATAGTTGATGAGTACGGCGGCGTTGCTGGAATCGTAACAATGGAAGATATTTTAGAGCAGATTGTCGGCGAGATTCAAGATGAATACGATCAAGAGACTCCGGAGATTCAGAAATTAGACGATAATTCATATTTAGTGCAGGGCGGGACGAGTCTTGAAAATTTGAGTGAAGCACTTGATTACGAGTTCAAGAGCGAAGAAGCAGAAACAATCGGAGGGCTTGTGCTGACTCTGTCGGGAAGTTTTCCGGAGGCCGGCGAGACTTTCACTTATAAATATTGGCGCATAAAAGTTGAGGCACTAGAGGAACACAGAATAACACTTTTGAGGCTGACAAGAATTAACGACGACGAAATTACATCCACTGAAGAAGATTAA
- the thrS gene encoding threonine--tRNA ligase — MFLFTVNDKNFDNPASVQDLLKALGLDSKKVIAGKFNGEALDLAREINSSGQLEAITSESHEGLEILRHSTAHLMAQAILRLYPGSHFGVGPAIKDGFYYDVDVAGTITEEDLPKIESEMRKISGAGEKVTREDMTKDDALKFFANDPYKTELITELEADTVSVYKQGEYADLCRGPHVPDASKIHNFKLLSIAGAYWRGSEKNKMLTRIYGTAFDKPDELKAYIKQLEEAKLRDHRKLGKDLDLFSLHEEGPGFPFFHPKGMAIMNTLIEFWRKEHNKRGYTEIKTPQILDRELWIRSGHWDHYRENMYFTEIDEKPYAIKPMNCPGSILVYKTQLRSYRDLPMRLAELGCVHRHERSGVLHGLMRVRCFTQDDAHTYIEPSQIKDEVTQIMELDKYVYNDVFGFKYFVELSTRPEDSMGTDEQWQAAEDALRDALESTNTPYTINPGDGAFYGPKIDFHLEDCIGRTWQCGTIQLDFQMPGRFDVSYIGEDGAEHTPVMIHRVVFGSVERFMGILIEHYAGAFPYWLAPVQVKIVPIAKDHFDYAHELKKIFADSNIRAEIDERDEKLGRKIRDAQLQKVPYMIVIGDKERDNKTLGVRKRTEGDLGSMTLDEFRSLLDKEFNPMK; from the coding sequence ATATTTTTGTTTACGGTTAACGATAAAAATTTTGACAACCCTGCGAGCGTTCAAGATCTGTTAAAGGCTCTGGGACTCGACAGCAAAAAAGTTATCGCAGGAAAATTCAACGGTGAAGCACTTGATCTCGCGCGCGAAATAAATTCTTCCGGACAACTTGAGGCAATCACGAGCGAATCTCATGAAGGACTCGAAATTTTACGCCACAGCACAGCACACTTAATGGCACAGGCAATATTGAGACTTTACCCCGGTTCACACTTCGGAGTCGGCCCTGCAATTAAAGACGGATTTTATTACGATGTCGACGTAGCCGGCACTATAACAGAGGAGGATTTACCCAAGATTGAGTCAGAAATGCGCAAAATTTCCGGTGCTGGTGAAAAAGTTACGCGCGAAGACATGACCAAAGACGACGCATTAAAATTTTTCGCAAATGATCCATACAAGACTGAATTAATAACGGAATTAGAAGCCGACACCGTATCAGTATACAAACAAGGCGAATATGCAGACTTGTGCAGAGGGCCTCACGTTCCTGACGCGTCAAAGATTCATAATTTCAAGCTGTTATCAATTGCGGGAGCTTACTGGCGGGGCAGCGAGAAAAATAAAATGCTAACTCGAATCTACGGCACAGCATTTGACAAGCCCGACGAGTTAAAAGCCTACATTAAGCAGCTGGAAGAGGCAAAATTACGCGATCACAGAAAACTCGGCAAAGATTTAGATTTATTCAGCTTACATGAAGAAGGCCCCGGATTTCCGTTCTTCCATCCTAAGGGCATGGCGATAATGAACACTTTAATAGAGTTCTGGCGCAAAGAACATAACAAACGAGGCTACACGGAAATAAAGACTCCGCAAATTTTAGACCGCGAATTATGGATTCGTTCAGGACATTGGGATCATTACCGCGAAAATATGTACTTCACGGAAATTGACGAGAAACCATACGCAATTAAGCCGATGAACTGTCCCGGAAGTATTCTCGTTTATAAGACTCAGTTAAGAAGTTACCGCGATTTACCCATGAGACTGGCCGAGCTTGGCTGCGTTCATAGACACGAAAGAAGCGGCGTTTTGCACGGGTTAATGCGTGTGAGGTGCTTCACTCAAGACGATGCGCACACTTATATAGAGCCTTCACAGATTAAAGACGAAGTTACACAAATAATGGAGCTTGACAAATACGTTTACAATGACGTTTTCGGGTTCAAATATTTTGTTGAGCTTTCCACGAGACCAGAAGACTCAATGGGCACCGACGAACAATGGCAGGCAGCCGAGGACGCATTAAGAGACGCACTCGAAAGCACTAATACGCCATATACGATTAATCCCGGCGACGGAGCTTTTTACGGGCCGAAGATAGATTTTCACTTGGAGGACTGTATCGGAAGAACTTGGCAATGCGGGACGATTCAATTAGATTTCCAAATGCCGGGGCGCTTTGATGTTTCTTATATCGGCGAGGACGGAGCAGAACACACACCCGTAATGATTCATAGAGTAGTATTCGGAAGTGTTGAGCGTTTTATGGGAATCTTAATTGAACATTATGCTGGGGCTTTTCCGTATTGGCTTGCTCCTGTGCAGGTTAAAATTGTTCCGATTGCGAAGGATCATTTTGACTATGCGCACGAACTCAAGAAAATTTTTGCAGATTCTAATATCCGCGCAGAAATTGACGAACGCGACGAGAAACTTGGCCGCAAGATTCGTGATGCCCAGTTACAGAAGGTGCCTTACATGATAGTAATAGGCGATAAAGAACGCGATAATAAAACGTTAGGAGTCAGAAAACGCACAGAAGGCGATTTAGGCAGCATGACTCTTGATGAGTTCAGATCGTTACTTGATAAAGAATTCAACCCGATGAAATAA